Proteins from a genomic interval of Lycium ferocissimum isolate CSIRO_LF1 chromosome 2, AGI_CSIRO_Lferr_CH_V1, whole genome shotgun sequence:
- the LOC132047745 gene encoding GDSL esterase/lipase At1g28580-like — protein sequence MAAASSSSSSSSKWNTWSSAAVALFFLVLNHNFENIEGCFNSIISFGDSLADTGNGFHLSNKTPPPHFAVPPYGDTFFHRPTGRFSDGRIVIDFIAESLGLPLVPAYLGGKDERNNVKFRQGVNFAVGGATALDYAYLLDKGVKPSNNASLGTQLGWFKEMLPSLCKFLSECKEFLQKSLILVGEIGGNDFNYGFLGNSTKEEVEAYVPAVINTISSAIKELIEFGASTLVVPGDLPIGCSTAYLTKFMHSDKKHYDPKTGCINWLNQFSQQYNELLQKELHLLRELHPSATIIYADYYNAAMRFYASPRNHGFTKGALVACCGAGGPYNFKFSAVCGNPPARNICNDTSLYASWDGMHFTEAAYKWIATGLLEGTFTFPSLGKLISSCLNPNVNHFDS from the exons ATGGctgctgcttcttcttcttcttcttcttcttcaaaatggAATACTTGGAGCAGTGCTGCAGTTGCCTTGTTCTTTTTGGTCCTAAATCATAATTTTGAAAACATTGAGGGGTGCTTCAACTCCATTATTAGTTTCGGTGATTCGCTTGCTGACACTGGAAATGGATTTCATCTCTCAAACAAAACGCCTCCTCCCCATTTTGCCGTTCCACCTTATGGTGACACTTTCTTTCATCGTCCCACCGGTCGATTTTCCGATGGCCGTattgttatagattttattg CTGAGAGTTTGGGGCTGCCGTTAGTACCAGCATATTTGGGAGGAAAAGACGAAAGGAATAATGTAAAATTCAGGCAAGGTGTCAATTTTGCAGTAGGAGGAGCAACAGCACTTGATTATGCCTACTTGTTGGACAAGGGAGTAAAGCCTAGTAACAATGCGTCTTTGGGGACTCAACTGGGTTGGTTCAAAGAAATGCTGCCTTCGCTTTGCAAATTTCTTTCAG AATGCAAGGAATTTCTACAAAAGTCATTGATACTGGTGGGAGAAATCGGAGGCAATGATTTCAACTATGGTTTCCTTGGAAATAGCACTAAGGAAGAGGTTGAAGCATATGTTCCAGCTGTCATCAACACTATTAGCTCAGCTATAAAG GAACTAATCGAGTTCGGTGCAAGCACACTAGTAGTTCCAGGGGATTTACCAATTGGATGCTCAACAGCTTATCTGACAAAATTTATGCACTCAGATAAGAAACACTACGATCCAAAAACTGGTTGTATTAATTGGCTAAATCAATTCTCCCAGCAATACAATGAGCTTCTACAAAAAGAACTTCATCTTCTTAGAGAGCTTCATCCTTCTGCTACAATCATCTATGCAGATTACTACAATGCAGCCATGCGATTTTATGCATCTCCTAGGAACCATG GGTTCACAAAAGGAGCTTTGGTTGCATGCTGTGGAGCAGGAGGGCcatacaactttaaattttctgCAGTATGTGGGAATCCACCAGCAAGAAATATTTGCAATGACACTTCATTATATGCTAGTTGGGATGGAATGCATTTCACAGAAGCTGCATATAAATGGATAGCTACAGGTCTTTTGGAAGGCACTTTCACTTTTCCTTCCCTTGGTAAATTAATATCGTCATGTTTGAATCCAAATGTAAATCATTTCGACTCTTAA